In the Campylobacter sputorum subsp. sputorum genome, GATTTTTCATAATCATATTTGCCATTATCTTGCAGCGGTGCGTATCTATCATAATCATAAAGTGTTTTGTATCCTAAAATTTCTCGTTTTTTCTTATAAAAATCATGCACTAAATTAAAGCTGTTTTGTGCTGAATTTATGAGATTATCAACACTTATTTTACTTATTTGATTATACTCATGCATCATCTCTTCTGGATATTTATAGTTTCTTAGTTCGCATTCTAATGCGCTATTTTTTCTTATCATATTATATATGTAAGTAAGAAGTTTCGAGTTTTCTTTTAGTTTTTTGCTAAGTGTAAGAGAGGCTTTTTTTCTAATATTTCTATCATTATCACTAAGTTTGCTTAAAATTTCTTCTTCTTTTAAATTTTCACCATTAAATTTGAAATTTAAGCTTGTAAAAGTTTCATCAAAAAGCCTTGAAAATGCGTTTACACCGATATTTTTTGTTCTAAGCATTATCCTTTCTTCTTTTTTGCTTAACTGATGAGCTTTTTGTTTTAATAAATTTGATAAATAGTAGCTATATTTTGTGCAAAATTTAATAAATTCAGATTGTTTTTTTTCATCCAGTTCATTAAATTCTATCTCAAAAAAGAGTAAATTTTCTTGTAATTTTGAGCATATATCTTCATATTTTGCATAAAATGAACTTTCATTGTTGTCTTTTGCAAAACATAAAAATGTATAGCTTTCTATCTTTGTGATTTTTTCAAGTATATTTTCGTATGTAATTATAGCTTTTAAAAACTCATTTTCTTTTAAATTTGATAGGTTATTTTCAAAATTTGATTTAAAATCTTTGCACTCTTTTTCTAAATTTTTACTAAAACTTTCCAAGTCTTTTTTGTTTTTAAATATATATTCTAATTTCCAAACCATAAATCCCTAACTTTGAGTAATTTTAAAATAGTATATATTTTACCAAAAAAATGCAAAAAATCATAATTTAAATTAAATTTATAAAATGTTAATTTGTTATAAAATAGGAGTTTGAAATAAAAATAACAAATTTAAACAACTTTCAAAACAACATCAGTTTTTATAAATTTTTTAACAAAGATAAAGCACTTATAAAACAAGGCATAAAAGATACTATAGAATTTTCTTCTAGAGCAAAAGAGATGTTAGAAGTTTCAAACTCAAAAACATAAAAACTGGGTTAAATTCTACTATACATTTTGAAGATTTTGCAGCGGTTTTAAGAGCAGTAGAAAAGGGCTATATAAAAGTAGATGACAAAGATATCAAGCTAAGCGATGAAGATAAGAAAAATTTATTGAAAATGGATAAAATTGCAGAAGAAAAAAGACTAGCTGAATTTTATAAAAGAGGGGTAGCTGTTTGTAGGCAACAAAGTGCTGCATGGGATCTGTATTTTAAGGAATTGTTAGGCATAGACATAAATGATAAAAGTTTAAATGAGATTAGAAAAGTTGCATCCAAGGGAGTTGATGGTAATGATTTTGAGTGGAAAGGTTATGAAGTTAGTTTAGATATCTCTGATGGAGTGGTAGGCGATATCTATGTAAGTGAAAAAAGGAAAAGTTAAATTTTAGCCATTTATGTGGCTAAAATTTTAGATTTTTAAACTAAATCATTAATATTTAGTTGCTGTAGCATAAGATGCAACGGCTGTAAATAAAATATCTGTTGAGCTATTTATAGCAGTTTCTAAACTATCTTGTATAACGCCTATGATAAAGCCAATTGCTATAACTTGCATAGCAATATCATCACTTATTCCAAACAATGAACATGCAAGCGGGATAAGCATAAGCGATCCTCCTGCAACACCGCTAGCACCACAAGCCCCTATAGTAGCAACAAGACATAATAAAACAGCACTTGCAAAATCAGGCTTTAGTCCAAGACTAAAAGCAGCACAAAGCGACATAATAGCAATTACAACAGAAGCTCCTCCCATATTTATATTTGCACCAAGTGGTATTGATATAGGATATAGCTCTTCATCTAAATTTAGTTTTTTTGATAAAGCTAAATTTACTGGTATATTTGCGGCTGAACTTCTCGTAAAAAACGCTGTTATCCCACTTTCTTTAAGGCAGAAAAAAACTAATGGATAAGGATTTTTTCGTGTATATAGCCAAACTATAAGAGGATTTATGATAAGAGCTAAAAATAGCATTGCAAAAACTAAAAGAAGTATGAGTTTTCCATAGCTTAGCAAAACATCTAATCCTGTGGTATATACGCTTATACAAACAAGACCAAATATACCAAATGGTGCAAATTGTATAACAAATTTAACTATCTTTGTGATAGCATCCGCAAGATCGCCAAATAGGTGTTTTGTGCTTTGGTTTGATTTTCTAAGCATAATTCCTAAAATTATTGCCCAAGATAAAATTCCTATATAATTTGCATTGATTAATGCATTTATTGGATTATCAATCATTTTAAAAAGCAAATTTTGAAAAACAGCAATCAAACTACTAGGATTTTGTATGTTAATATTAGCTGGTATGTTTAAATTTAGTGTTATTGGAAAAAGATAAGAAAATACAACTCCAGTTAAACCTCCAAAAAAAGTGCCTAAAAGATAAAGTTGTATCACTTTTTTTAAACCTTTTGTATTTGAAAAATTTTTAGAAAGTATTGAATTTGCCACTAATATAAAAACTAAAATAGGTGCTACGCTTTTTAATGAAGTTATAAAAAGATCCCCTAAAAGTTTTGAAAAATTTACAAAGTTTTTTAAAAAAGTTATATCGCTATATTTTGCACTTAGAGCTAAAATTATGCCTAGAAACATTCCTATGAGAATTCTTATAACTATGTTTTTTTCTGTATAAGATTTAAAAAGTTCGTGCAATGTTGGCATAATATTTCCTAAAATAAAAATTAAATCATAACTTTATCAAAAATACATTTAAAAATTTATAATTTATAGATAACATTAAGCTTGTATTAAAATATAATTGTTAAAATTAAGGATTTTTAAATAAATTAATAAGGACAAAATTATGTATCTTTTTACTAGTGAAGTAGTAAGTCCGGGTCATCCAGATAAATGTGCAGATATCATAGCAG is a window encoding:
- the sstT gene encoding serine/threonine transporter SstT produces the protein MPTLHELFKSYTEKNIVIRILIGMFLGIILALSAKYSDITFLKNFVNFSKLLGDLFITSLKSVAPILVFILVANSILSKNFSNTKGLKKVIQLYLLGTFFGGLTGVVFSYLFPITLNLNIPANINIQNPSSLIAVFQNLLFKMIDNPINALINANYIGILSWAIILGIMLRKSNQSTKHLFGDLADAITKIVKFVIQFAPFGIFGLVCISVYTTGLDVLLSYGKLILLLVFAMLFLALIINPLIVWLYTRKNPYPLVFFCLKESGITAFFTRSSAANIPVNLALSKKLNLDEELYPISIPLGANINMGGASVVIAIMSLCAAFSLGLKPDFASAVLLCLVATIGACGASGVAGGSLMLIPLACSLFGISDDIAMQVIAIGFIIGVIQDSLETAINSSTDILFTAVASYATATKY
- a CDS encoding M3 family oligoendopeptidase, giving the protein MVWKLEYIFKNKKDLESFSKNLEKECKDFKSNFENNLSNLKENEFLKAIITYENILEKITKIESYTFLCFAKDNNESSFYAKYEDICSKLQENLLFFEIEFNELDEKKQSEFIKFCTKYSYYLSNLLKQKAHQLSKKEERIMLRTKNIGVNAFSRLFDETFTSLNFKFNGENLKEEEILSKLSDNDRNIRKKASLTLSKKLKENSKLLTYIYNMIRKNSALECELRNYKYPEEMMHEYNQISKISVDNLINSAQNSFNLVHDFYKKKREILGYKTLYDYDRYAPLQDNGKYDYEKSKSIVLKAFENFNPKFASIAKHALENGFVDVMPSKTKISGAFSHSVTTDAHPYVLLNHTNKLRDLFTMAHELGHLIHQKLAYSVGFLNSQTPLTTAETASVFCEMIVFDYIKKDLKGEEKLSLYASKLEDIFATLYRQINFTTFEREIHAKKDELSTDEINQIWLKESKKMFGNSLKLNEYYSLWWSYIPHFIHTPFYCYSYAYAQLLVLALFGLYKSGKCKNFIELYTEFLSSGGSMEPRELIGKFNLDINNENFWQIGINEIKKLVNEFKGIKC